CCTGGCGATCCGCGAATTCGAAGAGCGGAAACGCGGATTCTGAGATTTTTGATGGGTGGTAAAACCTTCATTACCCTGACGGTAAAACTTTCAAAAATATTCCTCTCACACAGTTTTCAGTGAGCACGAAAGGAAATGAGAGGATAATGGCCGCAATCTGGGGGATGATCTCGCGGCTAGGAGGGGCCCTTCTCAGGGCTGCCGGCAACTTGGTATATACATCCAAATAGATTCTGCCCCATGGATTCCAGCAGATGCTACATATGCAGAAGGACCGTCAAAGAGATCGAGTCGTTTTTGGACGTTTCGTCCGATTTCAGGGACAACGCCAGAATGAGCAGCGACAGGAAGGCCGCCGAGAAGAGCCGGGAGCTGGCCGAGATCGATTCCGCTGTCGCCCGCAGGGATTTCGAATACCTCCGCACCAGAGGGATGGAGGGGCTGCTGGCCTCGAAGCCTTTTCTGGACGAGTTCGGCGACTGGAACTCCTCCAAGATAGACTTCGCCCGCAGGCATGATTATCCATTGAAGGATTCGGACCTTAATCTTCTGGACCAGCTCCTCAACCGCCGTTCCTCCGCTTTCAATCCGAAGGCCTCCGACACGGTTACCGATGTGCGCAGAGCGTCCGAGGAAAGGTACGAAGCGCTGAGGAAAGAAGCATCCCCATACGATGTCGGAAGGCTGTTCCGCGTGGAGATCCGCGGCGTGAAGGTGTACGACGTGGCCGCGGAGCCTTCCCGCCAGTACGGGATGAGGGGGCAGAGCAGATCCTTCTCCGTATCCGTTCCCGTGTGCTCCGTGTGCGAGAGGATCATGAAGGGAATCGGCAAGACCGAAAGCGTCAGCTATCCTCCGGACATGCATGCGTGAGTTCCATCCGGGACCGCAGGCCTAGCAGGGGCTCTTTCTGAGGGGGCTCTTGCTCGGCCCAATGCGGGAGCTTCTGAACACAGGTTTCAATCCTGTTCCGTCGATACGCTCAGCAGGCACTTTTTCGCCAGCTCGTACTTCTGATATCTGGTTTCCTCGCGGAAGTTGAGCGGGCGGCAGTACCTTGATCTGTCCATGTTGTGAGTAAGGTCGGATAACTTCACCTTCGTGGCGACCGGATCTTTGCTGATTTCCTAGATGTACGTCATGTACGGGACTTCCGGGTCGTGGGTCAGCAGCCTAAGCGGTCCGATGGCTTCGTCGGGGATGCCTTTGGCGGACAGGTCCTCGAAGGTCACGTCGGTGTCCTCGACCACGTCGTGCAGCAGGGCGACGACAGTGGAGAGCTCATCGTCCATCCTGGAAGCGACCTCGTATGGATGGAATATGTAAGGGGCGCCGCTCCTGTCCATCGTCCCGTGGTGGGCGTCGTATGCGATGCGCATGGCCAGATACGTCAGCGGGGTGTAGATCATGAGTACGTCTCGGAACGTCTCTATATAAAACAGACGATTGTCCGGACGAGAGCCATGCCTTTCGACTGCAAGAAGGAGTGCAGGGAGTTCTGCATGCCTCCGAAGAAGCCGGCGATCGTGGGCGTCCCGCCGATGGGATACATCGCGGTCCGGGGGAAGGGAGACCCGAACGAAGAAGGCGGGGAGTTCGGGAGATCCATGGGCAAGCTCTATGCGGCGGCGTTCACGATCAAGATGAGCAGGAAGGGCGGCAGGAAGGAACTATGGAGATTGACTGCTCCCGCAAGGAGGACCTCAGGTGGATATCTCTCATCCGCCTGCCCGACTTCGTTGATGAGGACGATTTAGATTGGGCTGTGGAGGAGGCCGAGAGGAAGAAGGGAGCCGACTTCTCTGATGTGGAGTTTCTGCCGTACGGAGAGGGCCTCTGCGTCCAGTGCATGCATGC
This genomic window from Candidatus Methanomethylophilaceae archaeon contains:
- a CDS encoding GyrI-like domain-containing protein, yielding MEIDCSRKEDLRWISLIRLPDFVDEDDLDWAVEEAERKKGADFSDVEFLPYGEGLCVQCMHAGSYDGEPATISLMHGFMEREGYSPDISGSRFHHGIYLSGARRTPPEKLRTVVRHPIR